The following proteins are encoded in a genomic region of Ptychodera flava strain L36383 chromosome 23 unlocalized genomic scaffold, AS_Pfla_20210202 Scaffold_24__1_contigs__length_23054250_pilon, whole genome shotgun sequence:
- the LOC139124594 gene encoding zinc finger protein 629-like: MDNQEDISFRVCRTVEIAFNPTMIDTNSELADQSRSSPTLQLPDCQYIWEEVRCADKIPKLGQCFEESSQMLLSQLQNDQVSENGKLTLLNFLCQIGILSVKMGPYASETAVHSQTIGRTFPDLQSSRTVNVSQPTARPYSVSADLRETSTDDSTERRDVAQVRLDPEENSICKDTRSFPQVKAEPDSDSENVFHVVEDSSIELNDVSNHYGPSLLSNAHMVNTTFPETFSEQRRKHGRKLIDRKISNTTLVNDKCNVNNVNCDVSTQEDAIKSLPGKNSAEGLDEQEFICNNQNVGQSSVFSANSQETSNESTSMVHPIDVMENSSVMLQHSMAENAEEDTDGRPYMLNADMMEVSPPTRNNANMFHGDPLSFKMPEHLDSTHREMGNSALAGTDVSWRPDSERTYRNSNSYHMGAEAFVRGDLITSCAADQSYGAPSSKDDGDNIQGPTEVCKAAVIEDSSMETDSDVLAVSTEENHVSGQIQSVSVGDKKITTHTNPSTHVPLRKYTFKNARKRAVRHDGLPRPYKCTECNRCFAHQSTLYTHVQMHREKKVLVCKICGARTIHKSSFDRHMTRHMGDRFKCDACQRCFHSKSALISHRCTHARKRRLKHMRRHSIRNNSQKHNAQYPGSQPSMFSDSSGKHGGSSQADARGRFSQKPENENMSELELSQVIVPSSVPQEGVLYVQPITDKSVQIMQGKGDTAEESIQSKVGQEKSLTPSNTTTVYVNRDSVATLPSTLSYQSPVARESAQVLPLNVAGEAEQPSEFSTANELFTQPSVTNEMVHATQHHTLNVEQSNSAVSGYANTLEGSTRNLVCTICDKSFGHEKTLWTHMKEHYARKLYVCELCGIKTQWKCSYYRHMKRHGRFCCQLCGASFASHKKLLNHCCKSK; encoded by the exons ATGGATAATCAGGAAGACATCTCCTTTCGCGTGTGCAGGACTGTAGAGATCGCGTTTAACCCAACAATGATTGACACTAATTCTGAATTGGCTGATCAGTCCCGGTCGTCGCCAACTCTGCAACTACCAG ATTGTCAGTACATCTGGGAAGAAGTGAGGTGTGCAGATAAAATCCCAAAACTGGGTCAGTGTTTTGAAGAGTCAAGTCAAATGTTACTATCTCAATTACAGAATGACCAGGTCTCTGAAAATG GGAAATTAACACTTCTGAATTTTCTGTGCCAAATTGGTATACTGAGTGTGAAGATGGGACCGTATGCTTCAGAGACAGCTGTACACAGCCAAACTATAGGCAGAACTTTTCCTGATTTGCAGTCATCAAGAACAGTAAATGTGTCACAGCCAACTGCTCGTCCGTATAGTGTCAGCGCTGATCTTAGAGAAACCAGTACAGATGATAGCACTGAACGCCGTGATGTTGCTCAAGTAAGACTTGACCCTGAGGAAAACAGTATTTGCAAAGATACGAGGAGTTTTCCTCAAGTGAAAGCAGaaccagattcagattcagaaaatgtgtttcatGTTGTGGAAGATTCCTCCATTGAGCTCAATGATGTCTCAAATCACTACGGCCCATCTCTATTAAGTAACGCTCATATGGTTAATACGACGTTCCCAGAGACTTTCTCTGAGCAGCGTCGAAAACACGGCAGGAAATTAATTGATAGGAAAATATCAAATACTACTTTGGTAAATGACAAGTGCAATGTGAATAACGTAAACTGTGATGTCTCAACACAAGAAGATGCCATCAAATCATTGCCTGGAAAGAACTCAGCTGAGGGGCTAGATGAACAAGAATTTATCTGCAATAATCAGAATGTTGGACAATCTTCTGTCTTCAGTGCAAACTCTCAAGAAACTTCAAATGAATCAACATCAATGGTTCACCCAATTGATGTAATGGAAAATAGCAGCGTCATGCTGCAACACAGTATGGCTGAAAATGCCGAAGAAGATACAGACGGCAGACCCTATATGCTTAATGCTGATATGATGGAGGTTTCACCACCCACACGGAACAATGCAAATATGTTTCACGGTGACCCACTGTCTTTCAAAATGCCAGAGCACCTAGACAGCACCCACAGAGAAATGGGTAATAGTGCTTTAGCAGGTACAGATGTGTCGTGGAGGCCAGACAGTGAAAGAACTTACAGGAACAGCAATAGTTATCACATGGGTGCAGAGGCTTTCGTGCGTGGTGATTTGATAACTAGCTGTGCTGCAGATCAAAGTTATGGAGCACCTTCAAGTAAGGATGATGGAGACAATATTCAGGGACCTACTGAAGTGTGCAAGGCTGCAGTAATAGAAGATTCAAGTATGGAAACAGACTCTGATGTGCTAGCTGTTTCCACTGAAGAGAATCATGTTTCGGGACAGATTCAATCAGTGAGTGTTGGTgataagaaaataacaactcacACAAACCCATCCACTCACGTTCCTCTTcgaaaatacactttcaaaaatgcaagaaaacgTGCTGTCCGTCATGATGGTCTTCCGCGACCCTATAAATGTACCGAATGCAACCGGTGTTTTGCGCACCAAAGTACGTTATACACtcacgttcaaatgcaccgcgAGAAAAAAGTGCTTGTCTGTAAAATCTGCGGTGCCCGTACAATACACAAAAGCAGTTTTGATCGCCACATGACAAGACACATGGGGGACCGTTTTAAATGTGACGCCTGTCAAAGATGTTTTCACAGTAAATCAGCACTCATCTCTCACAGATGTACACATGCCAGGAAAAGGAGATTGAAACATATGCGTCGGCATTCCATAAGAAATAACAGTCAAAAACACAATGCTCAGTATCCAGGAAGTCAACCATCTATGTTCAGTGACTCCAGTGGTAAACATGGAGGTTCCTCTCAAGCTGATGCCCGAggcagattttcacaaaagccagaaaatgaaaatatgtctgAATTGGAACTTTCACAAGTTATTGTACCAAGCTCTGTGCCCCAAGAAGGTGTTTTGTATGTGCAGCCCATAACTGATAAAAGTGTACAAATTATGCAAGGCAAAGGAGACACAGCAGAAGAGAGCATTCAGTCAAAAGTTGGCCAGGAGAAGTCTCTCACGCCATCCAACACTACGACAGTGTATGTAAATAGGGACTCAGTAGCAACATTGCCATCTACACTGTCATATCAATCCCCTGTGGCCAGGGAATCAGCACAGGTATTGCCGTTGAATGTGGCCGGGGAAGCAGAACAGCCATCAGAGTTCTCAACAGCCAATGAACTATTCACTCAACCCTCTGTTACCAATGAAATGGTACATGCAACTCAGCACCACACTTTGAATGTAGAGCAATCAAACTCTGCTGTTTCGGGATATGCAAACACATTGGAAGGTTCGACCAGAAATCTTGTATGTACGATTTGCGACAAAAGTTTCGGCCACGAGAAGACACTTTGGACACACATGAAAGAGCATTATGCCCGAAAGTTGTATGTTTGCGAACTGTGTGGCATCAAAACTCAGTGGAAGTGCAGCTATTACCGCCACATGAAACGCCACGGGCGTTTTTGCTGTCAGCTTTGCGGGGCAAGCTTCGCCTCACACAAAAAGTTGCTAAACCACTGCTGTAAATCAAAATGA